In Mytilus galloprovincialis chromosome 1, xbMytGall1.hap1.1, whole genome shotgun sequence, the following are encoded in one genomic region:
- the LOC143079252 gene encoding microtubule-associated protein RP/EB family member 1-like, with protein sequence MAVNVYSTNQTSDNLSRHDILAWLNDSIQTNYSKIEELCTGAAYCQFMDILFPGTVQLKKVKFNTKLEHEYIQNFKLLQNAFKKSQTDKVIPVDRLVKGRFQDNFEFVQWFKRFFDANYQGNEYDAVAARDGQQVGATTKPTNRVSPAVKKPPPQRQPVRVASNTKSPSQLKPTTQRTVNNNSVGGGGDSGKVEELKQQLNEMRLTIEGLEKERDFYFGKLRDIEITCQEYEQENLPALKSVCDILYQTEDGFAPPEDEVLVDNGEEEEY encoded by the exons ATGGCAGTGAATGTATACAGTACAAATCAGACTTCAGATAATCTCAGTAGACATGATATTTTAGCTTGGTTAAATGATAGTATACAGACGAATTACAGTAAAATAGAAGAATTATGTACAG GTGCTGCATATTGCCAGTTCATGGATATATTATTTCCAG GTACTGTTCaattgaaaaaagttaaattcAACACCAAATTAGAACATGAGTACATACAGAATTTCAAATTGCTACAAAATGCTTTCAAGAAGTCACAAACAGACAAG GTAATACCAGTTGACAGATTAGTAAAAGGGCGATTTCAAGATAATTTTGAATTTGTACAATGGTTTAAACGTTTTTTTGATGCCAACTATCAAGGAAATGAGTATGATGCTGTAGCAGCTCGTGATGGACAGCAAGTAGGAGCAACAACCAAACCAACAAATAGAGTGTCACCGGCAGTCAAGAAACCACCACCTCAAAGACAGCCAG ttcGTGTAGCATCTAACACAAAAAGTCCATCACAGCTTAAACCAACAACACAAAGAACTGTAAACAATAATTCAGTTGGAGGTGGTGGAGATAGTGGAAAAGTAGAAGAATTAAAACAACAG ttgAACGAAATGAGATTAACAATAGAAGGATTGGAGAAAGAAAGAGACTTTTACTTTGGAAAGTTACGTGATATTGAAATTACTTGCCAAGAATACGAACAAGAAAATTTGCCTGCTCTGAAAAGTGTCTGTGACATTCTTTATCAAACTGAA GATGGATTTGCGCCACCAGAAGATGAAGTGTTAGTGGATAATGGAGAAGAGGAAGagtattaa